The nucleotide window CAGACACCACCGCCAAGACCGCCTAAACCGATCACAACGACTTTTGAGTTACCCAGCTTTGTTTGTTCCTCACGGGTGAGGGTATTAAAATTTCTATCGTACCGTCCTTTAATGTTTGAACTTACCTTGTTTGAACTTACCATGGTCTATCCGCCTCCAACCGGAGGAAAAAGCCCAACCCGGTCATTATGTTTCAATTGGTAGTTAAGATCCTGCCGTTTTCCGTTAATAAAAATTAATTTCACAAAATCCAAAGGAATACCAAGGTCGAAAATTAACTTTTCCACACTTGTATTTTCAAAAATTTCAAAGCATTCACTGTTTTCAGGAAGATATTTGGACAAGGTAACAAACAAATTGAGGTGTATTTTTATCATTATAAGTATTTACACTTCTACCTTCTACTGTTATTAAGATGTAACATTTTATGACATAAGTTAAGTATTTTGTACATAAATTATAATAATAAATAAAAGAATCATGAAATTGGAAAAAAAAGAAATACTTACCATACAAAAACTGGCCCAAAACCTGGCAACATTTGCCATTGACAGAACAGATCTCAAAGAACTTTTAGCGGCCATACCTGAAAACAGCCGTTCAAACCTGACTGCAATAGAATATGAACTTCAGCTTTTAAAAATCCTGAGTGTGGGCTGGGCCATTTCCTTTTTTATGCCGGGCAACGATAAAAACAAAGGCCCTTTAACAGAACTGTTCTGGGGATATATCAGGGAAATATCCGGTAATATCTCAACCCTTACACAAACAACAACCAGCCAAAGCATTGATTATTTTGAAATCTTAAAAACTCGGCTGAATACCTATCTGAAAATGATGCAGGACAACCCTGAGGAAGCCCAGAATCCTGTCAATATAATGGGGCCTGCCTTTGCCAACGCCTGTAAATGTGACAATGATCCCATTGCCATTTTAACCGGCACTAAAATGTTTACCCTGACCCTGGGTGCAGTAAAAGAGTATTTAAACGCTGTAAAAATTGATGATATAAAATTGAACTGATGATCTTTTTAAAAATTATTTGGTACTTTTCAGTACCTTTAAAAGTGCGGAATTTGATAAAAGTGCGGAATTTGAAAATACCGTATAACATTTAACTAAAGAAAGGATATATAAAATGAGTTTCAATATCTTAAAAAACAAAACCTTAAAAACCAAATTGTTTTTTCCAAATATCCTTTATATATTTTTGGCAGGCACAATTTTATTCTTTTTTTTCAATTCCAACTCCTTGATTCAAAATCTGTCAAAAGAGCAAAAAATATCAAACCAGCTATCAGATGATATTCTCAATACGGCTTTGGATATAAAAGGTTATATAAATAAAGACATCAATTTTGATGATCTTGAAAAAGAATACAAAACCCTTTTAGGTGAAATCACAAATTCAAAAGTTGCTGAAAATTTCCAGAAAATATGGGAAAATGTAGTAACTTTCCAAAGCCTTAGAAAAACCAACCTTGAAATAGAAAAAGAGGTATTTAATCTGGCTGACAACTCCATTAAACGTTCCAATGAATTTATCGATGTCACAAGCCGTAAGCTTGCAGATAAAAATCAGCGTTCTCAGATAACAACGCTTGAAAGGCTTGTTCTCAAAGGCGCAAACACCAACACTTCGTCAAATTATCAACTCGAAGTTTTGTTTGGTCGATTAAAAGAAGATTTAAATGTCAAAGGAAGCATCCTGCAGTTTTTGGAAACATTAATAAAAAATATTGGTAATGATGTAAAAAACCTTGAAGGAACCCCTTTTGAACAGTCCGTCCGGATGGCTCAAAAAGCCGACTTCAAAATCAAAGAACTTATCTTGGCATATATCAGTAATGTAGAAAAAACCAAGCAGATTCAAACTGTTATTTTTGATGAGATTGATAAAAACATTGATGAAATAAACCAATTGGCAATGTCCTCCAATGAAAAATTTTTCAGCCAGGTAAAAACCTATTTTCGTTACATACTTATTATCATGCTGGTCACATCATTTTTAGGAATTTTTATCAGTTTTGTTACAGCCCGGTCCCTTTCCGAATGGCTTAACAGAATTGCCATCGGACTCAGTAATGTTTCAGAACAGGTTGCCTCATCTTCAAAAGAAGTTTCCACGCTCAGCCAGTTTTTAGCTGAAGCTTCTTCCGAGCAGGCGGCATCAATTGAAGAAACATCCTCGTCAATGGAAATAATGTCTTCCATGACAAAGCAAAATGCTGAAAATTCAAGCCATGCAAATGGTCTTATGAAAGATGCCAAAAAAGTGGTAACCGAAGCCAATGAATCAATGGGAAAGCTGACCGTGTCAATGGATGATATTTCAAAGGCCAGTGAAGAAACTTCTAAAATCATAAAAACCATTGATGAAATCGCTTTCCAGACCAATCTTCTGGCGCTCAATGCTGCTGTTGAAGCAGCCAGGGCAGGTGAAGCAGGCGCAGGATTTGCCGTTGTTGCCGATGAAGTAAGAAACCTTGCCATGCGAGCTGCGGATGCTGCAAAAAACACTGCCCTTTTGATTGAAAGTACTGTAAATAAAATCAATGACGGATCTGATCTTGTTTCAACAACCAATAAAGCATTCAGCAAAGTCGCCCAAAGTACGGTAAAGGTAGGAGAGCTTGTTGCAGAGATATCCGAAGCATCTCAAGAACAATCCGAAGGAATCGGACAGATAAATATCGCCATTGCTGAAATGGACAAAGTGGTACAGCAAAATTCTGAAAATTCTGAAAATTCTGCTGCTGCATCCGAAGAAACAGAAATTCAGGTTGCCAAGATGCGGTCTATAGTAAATGAACTGACTTCACTTATTTCAGGGGGGAATGGCGATGAAACCAATCGGGTGCCATCCACAGACAGTCGTTTATATAGATCGACAAATAAAAGCAAAAACACATTTATAGCACCTGAAAAAAAGATGGCCATCCCCCAAAAAAATGAAATCAGACCGAATCAGGTGATCCCATTTGATGAAAATGAGGAGGATAATTTTCAAGACTTTTAGTAACAGGGTTTTCACACCGGCACTTGTCCTGAAAACAATGATATGTGTCAATGTGATCATGTTTATAATCAGTCTGATTTATAGCGGGAAAAACATAGATCTGACCCTTAATCCGTTTTATGTTTTAACCCCGTCAATGGACGTATTAAATTTTTTAGGGGCTTCCGGCAGGCTTCCCATTGTTAAATTTGAGGCATGGTGGTCTTTGATTACGGCCAACTGGCTTCACGGCGGACTTCTCCATATTCTGTTCAACATGCTGGCACTCAAAACAGTAGCGCCCCTGGTAATGTATGAATATGGTGTGTGTCGAATGTTTACCATTTATACCCTAACAGGAATTGCAGGTTTTTTATTGTCCTATATCGGCAATGTTTACCTGACCATAGGAGCCTCATCCGGTCTTTGCGGACTTATTGGAGCTGCACTTTATTTTGGGAAATCACGGGGCGGACAATGGGGACAACTTGTGTACAAACAGACCTCTGGCTGGGTACTCAGTCTTGTTCTCATCGGTTTTCTAATGCCCAATATTAACAACTGGGGCCATGCCGGAGGATTGATCAGTGGTGTCTTTTTGGGCTGGGTGCTGGGATACAACGATAAAAGAAAAGAAAATCTGTTGGATAAGTCTCTTGCTGTTTTGTTTGTGTGTATCACGACATGGCTTTTGGCAAGATCCGTCATAAGAGGCTTTATTCTCATTTTTACCTGATAACTCAAAATCCAATCCCCCCCCCGAAACTAATCTGCCTAATACCTGTAATCAAGCATTTAATTTTTCAGGTTAAACTTTAATCAAATTCGAATTCCTCAACCCTGTCAAGACATTAAATTTCAAACTGATTCCTTAAAATCAGACATATTCTGCAAAAAATATTCATGTTGTATAATTTTTAATTAATGCATTGTGAAGCAGATAAAATTAGTATAAGAGTATATGATGAAAATTCTTCCAAAACGGATGAATCAAATGCACACAATGCATATTAACATACTGAAATAACAACAGTAATATTAACACAAAGCAGCTTTTTTTTTCATACCAGTGGGTATTTTTTTAGATGATTAATTTGTATGATCTATAATTTTTTATAAAAAAACTGTTAGACTTCAGCACATAACATCTAAAGCAGGAAAGGAGACTCAAGATGCATTTTCAGTATAAAAATCAAACCTTAAAAACCAAGCTTTTTTTCCCCAACATCCTTTACCTCATATTGATAGGCACAATTTTATTCTTTTTTTTCAATTCCAATTCCTTGATTCAAGATCTGTCAAAAGAGCAGAAAATATCAAACCGCCTGTCAAACGATATCCTAAATACCGCCTTGAATATAAAAGGGTATATAAATAAAGAAATCAATTTTAACGATCTAGAAAAAGAATACAATGCTCTTTTGGGTGAGATTAAAATTTCAACCCTTACTGAAAATTTCCAAAAAATCTGGGAGAATGTAGAAACTTTCCAGGTTTTAAGAGAAATCAATTTTAAAATCGAAGAAGAGGTTTATAGGCTGGCTGATACCTCCATTAAAAATTCCAATGCGTATATTGATACCACAAGCAAGAAGCTTGCAGATATAACAACCCGTTCTCAGATAACGACACTTGAGAGGCTTGTCATAAGAGGCGCAAACATTAATACGTCTTCAAATTATCAAATCAAGGTGCTTTTTAACCGGTTAAAAGAAAATTTAAACGTCAAGGAAAAAATTCTGTCATTTCTGGAAACTTTGATAAAAAATGTTTCCCAAGATGCTAAAAACCTTGCAGGAACTCCTTTTGAGAATATGGCTATTACGGCTAAAAACGCCAATCTCAAAACAAAAGAGCTTGTTCTGGAATACATTAATAATGTTGAAAAGACATACCAGATTCAAACAGCTATTTTTAATGAGATTGACAAGAATATTGATGAAATAAACAAACTTTCTATGTCCTCCAATGAAAAATTTTTCAGCCAGGTAAAAACTTATTTTAACTACATCCTTATTATCTTACTTGTTACAACATTTTTAGGAATATTTATCAGTGTATTTACAGCCCGTTCTCTTTCCGAATGGCTGAACAAAATAGCCGTTGGACTTGGTCATGTTTCAGAGCAGGTTGCCTCATCTTCAAACCAAGTGTCTATACTCAACCAGCTATTGGCAGAAGCGTCTTCCGAGCAGGCGGCATCAATTGAAGAGACCTCCTCATCCATGGAAATAATGTCTTCCATGACAAAGAAAAATGCTGAAAATTCAAGTCATGCAAACGGTCTTATGAAAGATACCAATGAAGTGGTAACCGAAGCCAATGAATCAATGGTAAAGCTGACCGTGTCAATGGATGATATTTCAAAGGCCAGTGAAGAAACTTCTAAAATCATAAAAACCATTGATGAAATCGCTTTCCAGACCAATCTTCTGGCGCTCAATGCTGCTGTTGAAGCAGCCAGGGCAGGTGAAGCAGGCGCAGGATTTGCCGTTGTTGCAGATGAAGTAAGAAACCTTGCCATGCGAGCTGCAGATGCTGCGAAAAACACTGCCCTGTTGATTGAAAGTACTGTAAATAAAATCAATGACGGATCGGATCTTGTTTCAATAACCAATGAAGCATTCAGCAAAGTTGCCCAAAATACTGTAAAGGTAGGAGAGCTTGTTGCAGAGATATCCGAAGCCTCTAAAGAGCAATCCGAAGGAATAGAACAGGCAAATATCGCCATTGCTGAAATGGACAAAGTGGTACAGCAAAATTCTGAAAATTCTGAAAATTCTGCTGCTGCATCTGAAGAAACAGAAACTCAGATATCCAAAATGAGGTCTATAGTAAATGAACTGGTCTTTCTGGTTTCAGGAAGGAATAGTAATGAAAACAACCGAGTTAATACGCATAGTCATCATATTCAAGCAATGGGCAAAAACAAAAAAACGGAACTCATAACTGAAAATAATCTTATTCTTCCCTCAAAAAATAAAATCATTCAAATCAAATGATCCCGTTTTATGAGGATAAGAATCTCGGACTCTCTGGGCTGGGCCGATTTGAACCGGATTAGGCAGTCTTTAAGATCGCTTTTGTGATGCCCTTATATTAACAACCTTTACATACGAAGGCCCATACAGAGTGTCAATACCTGATAAATTGATCAGCAGTATCTTTTTTGTTCTGAATACCGGAATATAATATTTTACACAAGTTTTACACTGATTCCTTGAAATCAGCTGTGTTCTGCATTATATGAGCCAATATGAAAAATCAGATAAAAAAAAAAATCAATAAAACAGCAGTTGTGGGAATGGCCGGGGTATTTCCCCAGGCACTGGATACCCGGCAGTTTCTTGACAATATCGTCCATAAAAAAAATTCAATTATCCGTGTGCCGGATCATCGATGGATAGGGTCTGTCAACGAGTTTATCTCCAACCGGACACTTGTGGACAAAGCAGTATCTGATAAAGCAGGCCTGATTGAAGATTTTCAATTTGATCCACATGGCTTTTTGATAGAAAAAGATCTGTTATCCCAACTTGACCCCTTGCACCAACTGGTATTGCATGCAGGACGAGAGGCTTTTTCACACTGTTTTCATACAAAAGAAGACAAAAAAAGAACCGGTGTTATTCTGGCTGCTATTGCACTTCCCACAGATGCATCTTCCATGGTTTCCCGGCAGATCCTGTGCAACAAAGAGGTAAAAAAGCCAGGGCCAAATGATTTTTCAAATGCAGCTGTGGTCTCTTTTCCTGCCGCAGTTCTGGCAAGGGCCATGGGATTTGAAGGCGGAAGCTTTACCCTTGATGCTGCATGCGCATCATCTTTATACTCTATTAAACTTGCCTGTGAACACCTTCATTTAAAAAAAGCGGACATCATGGTGGCCGGGGGAGTTTCCAGGCCTGATTCCCTGTACACCCAGATCGGATTTTCACAGCTTCAGGCATTGTCCCCCTCAGGCAGGTGTTCGCCCTTTGACAAAGCTGCTGACGGTCTTGTTGTAGGAGAAGGAACAGGCATTGTGGTTTTAAAACGTCTGGAAGATGCCATTGAATGCAAGGATAAGATTTATGCGGTCATCACAGGTGCCGGGGTATCCAATGATATTGAAGGAACCCTTGTGGGCCCGGCCTCGGAAGGCCAGGTTCGCGCAATGATCCAGGCATATGAACAGGCATCCTGGTCGCCTGACGACATCCAGTACATGGAATGCCATGGTTCCGGCACCCCTGTGGGGGATCAGGTGGAGCTTACCAGCATTCACTCATTGCTCAAGGCATTTGACTGCCCTGACAAACATCTTTCAATAGGATCAGTCAAATCAATGACCGGCCATCTGTTGACCGCAGCAGGCGCAACCGGATTTATCAAAACCGTTCTTTCTATGAACGAGGGGATCTTACCGCCCTCATTAAATTATTCCGGTCCTTCATCCAACAGCATTTTAAACAACAGCCATATCAAGGTTCAAACCAATGTTGAACAATGGCTTCCCAATCCCGGCAATTCAACAAGAAAAGCCGGGATCAGCGCTTTTGGTTTCGGCGGAATCAATGCCCATCTGCTGGTTGAAGAATTTATTGCTCCCTCAACCCATTCCTCAGCCCATTACGGCTCAACCCATTACAGCGCATCCAATATCAAACAAACAAAAACCTTAAAAACGATTCCCTGTGCCATCGTCGGCATGGAAACCATTGCGCGCGAATGCTCTTCCCTGTCCGAATTCAAGGATCTTATCCTGGACAGAACATGTATAAAGCCCGGACTTCCAGGGTCAAGGTGGAGAAGAACAGGGTACGGGGCACTTAAGGAAATTAAGGAAAAACCGGGATTTTATATTGATCATCTGTCAACCAGGGTGGGAGAATTCCATATCCCCCCCAATCAAATGACAGATATCCTTCCTCAGCACATTTTTCTTCTTAAAGCCGTCAAAGGAGCCCTGGAAGATGCAAAAATAACTCCAAGGCCATTGCCTGACGATGCTCCAAGACACCATATGGGTTGTGCCATTGGAATTGAATTTGATTATGGCGCCACGGATTTTCATCTTCGATGGAAAATCAATCATCTTCAGGAAGCATTGAAAGACAAAATTTCTCCTCCATTGACATTTAACCGCACACTGGGAGCCCTTGGCGGAATTGTGGCATCCCGCGTGGCAAGAGAATTCAAGCTGGGAGGTCCGTGTTTCACCCTGTCTGCCGGAGCAGCTTCCGGCATCAAGGCTATTGAAACTGCGGTTCATTCCCTGAGCGCATGGGAGACAGAACTGTTTATCTGTGGTTGTGTGGACCTTGCAGGAGATATCCGGCAATTTGCCCTCAATGCCGGGGCAAAAGAGCATTCTGAGGCTATCCTGCCGTCTGAAGGGGCTGCAGCAATTGTTTTAAAGCGACTTGACCAGGCAATTGAAGACGGTGACAGGATTTATGGAATTATAACAGGTGTGGCAGGAGCCGGCAGTGATGTCATCCCGGGCGAAAAATGCCCTGATCCGAATATTTCAGAAACCCTGTATGCCCGATCCCTTGAAACTGCACTCAAAGATGCAAAAACAAATTTTCAAGACATCGACCTGTATGAAGCATGTGCCTCCGGTATAAAAGACAATGACACAACCGAAACCCGTGTGCTAAACCGTCTTTGTTTAAAAGACACAGACCAACCCCATTGTCATGTCACTGCAACATCACCCGTCATAGGCAATACCCGGGGGGCATCCGCCTTATTCTCCGTTATCAAAACAGCATTGTGCCTCAATCACAGGATAATGCCTTCGAATAAAGCAATGCAGGCCTGTTTTGAACAACTTGAAAAAAACCGGTTTTGCTTCACAGACACGCCAATCAAATGGAACAAGCAGGACAAAAAGACACCTTTAAAGGCCTGTGCAGCATCCATGACACTGGACGGGGCCTGCGCCCATGTGATCCTTGAAGAACACATGCCAAAGAATAAAAGCTTGCAAGATATTTCTTTTTTAGATGAATCCGAAGATGAATCTGACAAGGTGACTGATAACAATATGAAACCCAAAAAAGAACTGATCCTGAAAACCAATCCAAAGCACATTTCAGAAGAAACCATTTTAAAAATCAACCAACACCTTGGGACAAATGAAAAAAAGATCACTGAT belongs to Desulfobacula toluolica Tol2 and includes:
- a CDS encoding rhomboid family intramembrane serine protease; this encodes MFIISLIYSGKNIDLTLNPFYVLTPSMDVLNFLGASGRLPIVKFEAWWSLITANWLHGGLLHILFNMLALKTVAPLVMYEYGVCRMFTIYTLTGIAGFLLSYIGNVYLTIGASSGLCGLIGAALYFGKSRGGQWGQLVYKQTSGWVLSLVLIGFLMPNINNWGHAGGLISGVFLGWVLGYNDKRKENLLDKSLAVLFVCITTWLLARSVIRGFILIFT
- a CDS encoding methyl-accepting chemotaxis protein; the encoded protein is MHFQYKNQTLKTKLFFPNILYLILIGTILFFFFNSNSLIQDLSKEQKISNRLSNDILNTALNIKGYINKEINFNDLEKEYNALLGEIKISTLTENFQKIWENVETFQVLREINFKIEEEVYRLADTSIKNSNAYIDTTSKKLADITTRSQITTLERLVIRGANINTSSNYQIKVLFNRLKENLNVKEKILSFLETLIKNVSQDAKNLAGTPFENMAITAKNANLKTKELVLEYINNVEKTYQIQTAIFNEIDKNIDEINKLSMSSNEKFFSQVKTYFNYILIILLVTTFLGIFISVFTARSLSEWLNKIAVGLGHVSEQVASSSNQVSILNQLLAEASSEQAASIEETSSSMEIMSSMTKKNAENSSHANGLMKDTNEVVTEANESMVKLTVSMDDISKASEETSKIIKTIDEIAFQTNLLALNAAVEAARAGEAGAGFAVVADEVRNLAMRAADAAKNTALLIESTVNKINDGSDLVSITNEAFSKVAQNTVKVGELVAEISEASKEQSEGIEQANIAIAEMDKVVQQNSENSENSAAASEETETQISKMRSIVNELVFLVSGRNSNENNRVNTHSHHIQAMGKNKKTELITENNLILPSKNKIIQIK
- a CDS encoding MoaD/ThiS family protein, which gives rise to MIKIHLNLFVTLSKYLPENSECFEIFENTSVEKLIFDLGIPLDFVKLIFINGKRQDLNYQLKHNDRVGLFPPVGGG
- a CDS encoding methyl-accepting chemotaxis protein — translated: MSFNILKNKTLKTKLFFPNILYIFLAGTILFFFFNSNSLIQNLSKEQKISNQLSDDILNTALDIKGYINKDINFDDLEKEYKTLLGEITNSKVAENFQKIWENVVTFQSLRKTNLEIEKEVFNLADNSIKRSNEFIDVTSRKLADKNQRSQITTLERLVLKGANTNTSSNYQLEVLFGRLKEDLNVKGSILQFLETLIKNIGNDVKNLEGTPFEQSVRMAQKADFKIKELILAYISNVEKTKQIQTVIFDEIDKNIDEINQLAMSSNEKFFSQVKTYFRYILIIMLVTSFLGIFISFVTARSLSEWLNRIAIGLSNVSEQVASSSKEVSTLSQFLAEASSEQAASIEETSSSMEIMSSMTKQNAENSSHANGLMKDAKKVVTEANESMGKLTVSMDDISKASEETSKIIKTIDEIAFQTNLLALNAAVEAARAGEAGAGFAVVADEVRNLAMRAADAAKNTALLIESTVNKINDGSDLVSTTNKAFSKVAQSTVKVGELVAEISEASQEQSEGIGQINIAIAEMDKVVQQNSENSENSAAASEETEIQVAKMRSIVNELTSLISGGNGDETNRVPSTDSRLYRSTNKSKNTFIAPEKKMAIPQKNEIRPNQVIPFDENEEDNFQDF
- a CDS encoding beta-ketoacyl synthase N-terminal-like domain-containing protein; its protein translation is MKNQIKKKINKTAVVGMAGVFPQALDTRQFLDNIVHKKNSIIRVPDHRWIGSVNEFISNRTLVDKAVSDKAGLIEDFQFDPHGFLIEKDLLSQLDPLHQLVLHAGREAFSHCFHTKEDKKRTGVILAAIALPTDASSMVSRQILCNKEVKKPGPNDFSNAAVVSFPAAVLARAMGFEGGSFTLDAACASSLYSIKLACEHLHLKKADIMVAGGVSRPDSLYTQIGFSQLQALSPSGRCSPFDKAADGLVVGEGTGIVVLKRLEDAIECKDKIYAVITGAGVSNDIEGTLVGPASEGQVRAMIQAYEQASWSPDDIQYMECHGSGTPVGDQVELTSIHSLLKAFDCPDKHLSIGSVKSMTGHLLTAAGATGFIKTVLSMNEGILPPSLNYSGPSSNSILNNSHIKVQTNVEQWLPNPGNSTRKAGISAFGFGGINAHLLVEEFIAPSTHSSAHYGSTHYSASNIKQTKTLKTIPCAIVGMETIARECSSLSEFKDLILDRTCIKPGLPGSRWRRTGYGALKEIKEKPGFYIDHLSTRVGEFHIPPNQMTDILPQHIFLLKAVKGALEDAKITPRPLPDDAPRHHMGCAIGIEFDYGATDFHLRWKINHLQEALKDKISPPLTFNRTLGALGGIVASRVAREFKLGGPCFTLSAGAASGIKAIETAVHSLSAWETELFICGCVDLAGDIRQFALNAGAKEHSEAILPSEGAAAIVLKRLDQAIEDGDRIYGIITGVAGAGSDVIPGEKCPDPNISETLYARSLETALKDAKTNFQDIDLYEACASGIKDNDTTETRVLNRLCLKDTDQPHCHVTATSPVIGNTRGASALFSVIKTALCLNHRIMPSNKAMQACFEQLEKNRFCFTDTPIKWNKQDKKTPLKACAASMTLDGACAHVILEEHMPKNKSLQDISFLDESEDESDKVTDNNMKPKKELILKTNPKHISEETILKINQHLGTNEKKITDNENKVSDMKQQQLRTDEAIFDQTHLDQTHFDPMQLDPALIADSTLATSRAHEKFLEFSKENMVVLEKQFETMTRLAGSVIHETKTLLPLERPDPAPESSESDKVFESPSPAGAPSPFLDRDQCLEYAVGKAGNVLGKKFEIIDTYPVRVRLPAEPLMLVDRIMDIQGEMLSLTSGKIITQHDVKENAWYLDGGKAPVSISIEAGQADLFLCAWMGIDHVVKGTRKYRLLDAKVTFHRTLPEPGETIEYHIEIDRFLKQGDVYLFFFHYKGYVNDQLLISMKDGCAGFFTEQEVENSGGIILKSEELKQIKSHSKFSSLVPVEKESFSDERIEALRSGNLGDAFGKNFALKSLGKNLKLPGKRMHLIDRVLEFDPCGGRFGLGSIIAQADIHPDNWFLTCHFIDDRVMPGTLMYECCAHALRIFTQRMGWISDRDDVFYDVIPDNESDLKCRGPVTPDTKKARYEIEIKQMGYAPEPYVIADAHMFSDDLRIVLYKNMGLKLAGLTKSELKSFWR